The stretch of DNA CTCGTCGGCGTGACGCTCGGCACCGACTTCGGCACGCGCGTCGCGATCGCGGCGGGCCTGACCGGCGGCGAACACGTGATCGTCAATCCGCAGGACTCGATTGTCGACGGCACGCCGGTGCGCGTCGTCGCGGGCCATCCGGCGGAAACGCAGGAGCAGGCGGCCGGTTATCGCGCTGCGCAGCCGGCGTCCGGCGCGTCGAGCGCGAAGGCGCCGTCATGAAACGCGCATCGCCCGGATCGCCGCGCGCGGCAACCGTCAGCGCCGCGCTGGCCGCATGGGTTGGCCGGGCGCTGCGACCGAAACGCCGCGCCGCAAAGACCTTCGCGCCCGCGTCCCGTGCGAAGCCCAGCGCATGCGGGACACGCAGCGCACGTGTCGCGCGCCCGGCGCGCGCGCTGCCCACAGCGGCCGTCATCGTGGCGGCCGCGCTCGCCGGCTGCACGGTCGGACCGGATTACGTGCGGCCGACCGCGACCGTCGCCGCGACGTACAAGGAACTCGAAGGCACCGGCTGGACCACCGCGAAACCGGCGGACACGGCGCCGCGCGGCGCGTGGTGGCAGATCTACGACGACGCGCAGCTCGACGGCCTCGAACAGCAGGTCGAGCACGCGAACCAGAACGTGCAGGCCGCGCAGGCGCGCTTTCGCGCGGCGCGTGCGAACGTCGCGCAGCAGCGTTCGGCCTTCTTCCCGCTCGTGACCGCGAACGGCGGCTTCTCGCGCGCGCGCACGTCGGCCAACATCGAGCATCGCTCCACGGCCGGGATCGCGCTGAACGACTACATCGCGGGCGTCGATGCGTCGTGGGAGCCGGACCTGTGGGGCCGCGTGTCGCGCAGCGTCGAGGGCGCGAAGGCCGGCGCGCAGGCGAACGCCGCCGACGCGGCCGCGATGCTGCTGTCGATGCAGGCCGAACTCGCGACCGACTATTTCGAACTGCGCGGGATCGACCGCGAACGTCAGCTGCTCGACGACACGATCGCCGCGTATCGCGAGTCGGTGCAGTTGACGCAGCATCGCTACGACGGCGGCATCGCGACCGACGCGGACGTCGGGCAGGCGCAGACGCAGCTTCAGACCACCGAGGCGCAGGCGATCGACCTCGGCGTGCAGCGCGCGCAGCTCGAACACGCGATCGCGATCCTGATCGGCCAGTCGCCGTCGACGTTCTCGCTGCCGGTCGAGCCGCTGAAGGCGACGCCGGTGGTGTCGCCGACCGGCCTGCCGTCGACGCTGCTCGAACGGCGGCCGGACATCGCGGCCGCCGAACGGCAGGTCGTCGCCGCGAACGCGCAGATCGGCGTCGCGACGGCCGCGTTTTTTCCGAACCTCGTGCTCGCGGTGACCGGCGGCCTCGAAGCGACGAACTACAGCCAGTGGCTGCTCGCGCCCGCGCGCTTCTGGTCGCTCGGGCCGACGCTCGCCGGCACGCTGCTCGACTT from Paraburkholderia caballeronis encodes:
- a CDS encoding efflux transporter outer membrane subunit, with translation MPTAAVIVAAALAGCTVGPDYVRPTATVAATYKELEGTGWTTAKPADTAPRGAWWQIYDDAQLDGLEQQVEHANQNVQAAQARFRAARANVAQQRSAFFPLVTANGGFSRARTSANIEHRSTAGIALNDYIAGVDASWEPDLWGRVSRSVEGAKAGAQANAADAAAMLLSMQAELATDYFELRGIDRERQLLDDTIAAYRESVQLTQHRYDGGIATDADVGQAQTQLQTTEAQAIDLGVQRAQLEHAIAILIGQSPSTFSLPVEPLKATPVVSPTGLPSTLLERRPDIAAAERQVVAANAQIGVATAAFFPNLVLAVTGGLEATNYSQWLLAPARFWSLGPTLAGTLLDFGGREAVRNEARAQYDESVAQYRQTVLDAFGQVEDNLATLRVLEQEALAQDRAVAAAQRTLAIVNDRYRSGAITYLDVVVAQTTALSNERQAVAIARRRMAASVGLVKALGGGWQASDLPTDEQLVHPDRQAAPAAAATPATKPGEAATRG